A stretch of the Panicum virgatum strain AP13 chromosome 9N, P.virgatum_v5, whole genome shotgun sequence genome encodes the following:
- the LOC120689153 gene encoding uncharacterized protein LOC120689153, whose translation MEELVGPIIQHRRGLRQGNPLSPYLFILAIDTLQQLFQLAMENGSLSALRGQHAKLRLSLYADDVVIFLNPVKEEMETVIQIMRSFGDATGLRINLEKSSAASIQCQDIDLDQVLSAFLGQRVGFPITYLGLPSVLGRLRLVHIQPILDKALAKLAGWQCKLLNPEGCRIGAIHFDISSPEEDSIIWTRTATGEYSVGSAYEMQFEGGLLYRF comes from the exons ATGGAGGAATTGGTTGGCCCAATAATTCAGCACCGGCGCGGACTCCGTCAGGGTAATCCACTATCACCATATCTGTTTATCCTCGCCATTGACACCCTTCAGCAGCTTTTCCAATTGGCAATGGAAAATGGTTCTCTCTCTGCGCTTAGGGGACAGCATGCTAAGCTCCGCTTGTCGCTGTATGCTGATGATGTTGTGATCTTCTTGAACCCAGTCAAAGAAGAGATGGAGACGGTCATCCAGATTATGAGGTCCTTTGGGGACGCAACTGGACTGCGGATTAACCTGGAGAAAAGCTCGGCGGCTTCCATCCAGTGTCAAGACATAGACCTGGACCAGGTCTTATCTGCTTTTCTTGGGCAGCGTGTTGGTTTCCCGATCACCTACCTTGGACTACCAAGTGTTCTTGGCAGGCTTCGTCTGGTCCATATCCAACCGATTCTGGACAAAGCCCTGGCGAAGTTGGCTGGCTGGCAGTGCAAACTTCTGAACCCGGAAGGGTGCAGG ATTGGTGCAATCCATTTTGACATCAGCAGTCCAGAGGAAGATTCCATAATTTGGACCAGAACCGCTACAGGCGAGTACTCCGTGGGATCAGCCTACGAGATGCAGTTTGAGGGGGGCTTGCTGTATCGTTTTTGA
- the LOC120688505 gene encoding probable E3 ubiquitin-protein ligase XBOS33 has protein sequence MGNSLGCSASGERLVSAARDGDAIEARMLLELSPALARYSTFGSLNTPLHFAAAKGHLDIVTMLLEKGADVNARNYCGQTALMHACRHGHWEVVQMLLLFRCNVTRADYLSGRTALHFAAHDGFVRCVRLLLADFVPSVALEDIATSVADGDCQTNSGSSPNSSLGQKFNEPARVRYINKPADGGVTALHMAALNGHLDCMQLLIDLGANVSAVTFPYGTTANLIGAGSTPLHYAAGGGKLECCELLISKGASRLTLNCNGWLPMDVARIFGRRSLEPLLSPNSHSIVPIFQPSSYLALPLMSILNIAREFGLQYSVPSVDDSDLCSVCLERSCSVAAEGCSHEFCIKCALYLCSTSNIRVEFTGPPGSIPCPLCRNGIMSFNKLPSTPTEGLKSSSALTFCNPCIINTRSMDSPATVSRAEIRRNRVAAVSSELVCPITCSPFPSSALPTCRCSDDDPCGATEAQDSEDQSPRPSHSASMELDKRGEDLDRTSCSGMFWSRRSCHREQQCDAEINT, from the exons atgggCAACTCGCTGGGGTGCTCGGCCTCTGGCGAGCGGCTCGTGTCGGCGGCGCGCGACGGGGACGCCATCGAGGCGCGGATGCTGCTGGAGCTCAGCCCGGCGCTCGCGCGCTACTCCACCTTCGGCAGCCTCAACACCCCGCTCCActtcgccgccgccaagggccACCTCGAT ATTGTCACGATGCTGTTGGAGAAAGGTGCTGACGTTAACGCGCGCAACTACTGCGGCCAG ACTGCATTGATGCACGCATGTCGGCATGGGCACTGGGAGGTGGTTCAGATGCTTCTTCTCTTCAGATGCAAT GTTACCAGGGCAGATTACTTGAGTGGCCGAACGGCATTGCATTTTGCAGCACATGATGGGTTTGTTCGGTGTGTAAGGCTTTTGCTTGCAGATTTTGTCCCTAGTGTGGCCTTGGAGGATATTGCCACTTCGGTAGCGGATGGTGATTGTCAGACAAACAGCGGGAGCAGTCCCAATTCTTCATTGGGGCAGAAGTTTAATGAACC TGCTCGTGTGAGGTACATAAACAAGCCTGCTGATGGTGGTGTAACAGCACTTCACATGGCGGCATTGAATGGTCATTTAGATTGCATGCAGTTGTTGATTGATTTGGGTGCTAATGTCTCAGCCGTCACATTCCCCTATGGCACTACTGCAAATTTGATAG GAGCTGGCAGTACGCCATTGCATTATGCAGCCGGTGGGGGGAAGCTGGAGTGCTGTGAG CTATTAATATCAAAGGGTGCTAGCAGGTTGACACTCAACTGTAATGG GTGGCTTCCCATGGATGTTGCTAGGATATTTGGACGGCGCTCTTTGGAGCCATTACTTTCTCCAAATTCACACTCTATTGTCCCTATATTTCAACCGTCCAGTTATCTTGCCTTGCCACTCATGAGCATACTTAATATAGCCAG AGAATTTGGGCTGCAGTATAGCGTACCCTCAGTGGATGATAGTGATCTCTGTTCAGTTTGTCTGGAAAGGTCTTGTTCTGTTGCTGCTGAAG GTTGCAGTCATGAGTTCTGCATCAAATGTGCTCTCTACCTTTGCTCAACCAGCAACATCCGTGTCGAGTTCACAGGACCACCTGGATCGATCCCATGCCCCCTCTGTCGGAATGGAATAATGTCATTCAATAAGTTGCCAAGCACACCAACGGAAGGGCTTAAATCAAGTTCAGCCCTCACATTCTGTAACCCATGCATAATAAACACCCGATCTATGGACTCGCCAGCCACTGTCTCCAGAGCTGAAATCAGGCGCAACCGGGTGGCAGCTGTCTCTTCGGAGCTAGTCTGTCCAATCACCTGCAGCCCATTCCCGTCGTCCGCCCTCCCAACCTGCAGGTGCAGCGATGATGATCCATGTGGTGCTACAGAAGCACAGGATTCCGAGGACCAATCTCCACGCCCCTCCCACAGTGCTAGTATGGAGCTGGACAAGAGGGGAGAGGATCTCGACCGGACCAGCTGCTCAGGCATGTTCTGGAGTCGAAGAAGCTGTCACAGGGAGCAGCAGTGTGATGCCGAGATCAACACATGA
- the LOC120688506 gene encoding uncharacterized protein LOC120688506, whose amino-acid sequence MAAGEGKRETRTASAAAMHACVGVLRLICVACAIDRLSGTGSAPAALAALMAAAALAAWRFANAARPPPPTPCGTPGGPPVTAPRARMRDGRYLAYAESGVSRDRARFKVVYSHGFSGGRMDSPRASQELLEELGVYMVAFDRAGYGESDPDPRRSLRSAALDVEDLADALGLGDRFHLVCSSLGSHAGWAAIRYIPHRLAGVAMMAPVVNYRWRGLPRGLARQLYRKQPAGDRWSLRVAYYAPWLLHWWMSQPWLPTSTVIDGSGTFPNELDEKNRVMALSNGMFHQRARLATQQGIQESFYRDMAVMFGRWPEFEPTDLEEPPFPVHVFQGDEDGVVPVQLQRHICRRLGWVNYHELPGVGHFLSAVPGLGNRIVSTLLAAPSPA is encoded by the exons ATGGCCGCCGGTGAAGGCAAGCGCGAGACGCGCACGGCCAGCGCGGCGGCAATGCACGCGTGCGTCGGCGTCCTCCGGCTCATCTGCGTGGCGTGCGCGATCGACCGGCTGTCGGGGACCGGGAGCGCCCCGGCGGCGCTGGCTgcgctcatggcggcggcggcgctggcggcgtggCGGTTCGCGAACGCCGcccgccccccgccgccgacgccgtgcgGGACGCCCGGGGGCCCGCCGGTGACGGCGCCGAGGGCGCGGATGCGGGACGGGCGGTACCTGGCGTACGCGGAGTCCGGGGTGAGCCGGGACAGGGCGCGCTTCAAGGTGGTCTACTCGCACGGCTTCTCCGGCGGCCGCATGGACTCGCCCCGCGCCTCCCAG GAGCTGCTGGAGGAGCTGGGGGTGTACATGGTGGCGTTCGACCGCGCCGGGTACGGCGAGAGCGACCCGGACCCGCGGCGGTCGCTCCGGAGCGCGGCGCTGGACGTGGAGGACCTCGCCGACGCGCTGGGCCTCGGCGACAGGTTCCACCTCGTCTGCTCCTCCCTCGGCAGCCACGCCGGGTGGGCGGCCATCAGGTACATCCCGCACCGGCTGGCCGGGGTGGCCATGATGGCGCCGGTGGTCAACTACCGCTGGCGCGGGCTGCCGCGGGGGCTGGCCCGGCAGCTCTACCGGAAGCAGCCGGCGGGCGACCGGTGGTCGCTCCGCGTCGCCTACTACGCGCCGTGGCTGCTGCACTGGTGGATGAGCCAGCCATGGCTGCCCACCTCCACCGTCATCGACGGCTCCGGGACCTTCCCCAACGAGCTCGACGAGAAGAACCGCGTCATGGCGCTCTCCAACGGGATGTTCCACCAG AGGGCGAGGCTGGCGACGCAGCAGGGGATCCAGGAGTCTTTCTACCGCGACATGGCGGTCATGTTCGGGAGGTGGCCAGAGTTCGAGCCGACGGACCTCGAGGAGCCGCCGTTCCCGGTGCACGTGTTCCAGGGCGACGAGGACGGCGTCGTGCCGGTGCAGCTGCAGCGCCACATATGCCGGAGGCTCGGCTGGGTCAACTACCACGAGCTCCCCGGCGTGGGGCACTTCTTGTCGGCGGTGCCAGGGCTCGGCAACAGGATCGTCAGCACGCTcctggcggcgccgtcgccggcgtaa